In the Candidatus Auribacterota bacterium genome, TTATCAATGACGCGGTATATACCCATCTGCCTCCCGAGCGCCTTGCCGGCCACGAGATAGAAGAGGATGATGAAGAGAGAAAAGAAGATGAATATGCCGAGAACGAAAATCTGGTTGATGATCGGTTTGAAGCTCACGAACATGAGGACGATGGCGAGGAACAGGATGAGCGTGAGGCCGTCAATGAGCCTCTCCACGACGATCGTGGCGAAGCAAAGGCTTTTTGAGAAGCGGTGCACGCGGCCGAAATCGTACGCCCTGACTATCTCCCCCATCCGGACCGGGAGCACGTTATTTGCCATCCATCCTATGACAATCCCCGAGAAGAGCTCGCTGATCCTGAATTTTCTCTCGGGGAGGAGGAGCATGCGCCAGCGGATGCTCCTGAACCAGAAGCTGAGGGCGTAGGCGAGGAGGCCGAGCCAGATATAGCTCCGGTCGGCCTTGCCGATTTCGGCGGCAAAGCTGCGGAAATCGATATTCCTGACGATGAGCACGATAAAAGCTGCGCTCACGAGGGAACTCAGGATCAGCTTCTTCCAGTTGACTGCGAAGATGTGCACCCAGAGGTGAGAGAGTTCGTGGATGGTGCGGAAGACATCGCTCGGGGCGACGGAGGATTTTCCCCCCATGCGGGGCAAGTGCGTCACGCCGGTCTCGACAATATTCAACCCGGCCCGCTTGGCCTTGACGAGGATCTCCGTGTCGATGAGGAACCGCTCCGACTTGATCTCGATACGATCAAACACCGAACGCCTGAAGAGCTTGAAGGCGCAATCGATGTCGCGCACCCTGAGGCCGAAGACGAGGCGGATAATAAAATTGTAGACGCGGGAAACGAATTTCCTGAGCGGCTTGTCCTTGCGGTCCGCGCGGTAGCCCACCACCATGTCCACCCCCTCTTTCATGAGGGGGAGCATCTTCCGGATATCGTTAATGTCAAACTGGTTATCGCCATCGGTATAGAGGACGAGCTCCTTCCGTGCGCCCGTAAAACCCGTTTTGAGAGCGATGCCGTAGCCGAGATTATGCGGATGGTGGATCACCCGTACGTGACTGTGCTCACGAGCGAGGCGGTCAGCAATTTCGGCGGTGCGGTCCGTGGATCCATCGTCAACGATGACGACCTCATAATCATCGGCGATCTCGCTCAGGACCCGATTGACGTCGAGGGTCTGTTTTTCTACGTTTTCCTCCTCATTGTAGCATGGGAAGAAAACGGTGATGGATGGTTTCATAAATATTCTTGCACCTGATTTCCCTGATTAACCTGATGCATTCCCCTGATATTCAGATAAATCAGAGTAATCAGGTGCTCATTTTATTTTAAAACTTTCCTGAAATACTCTATTGTTTCCCGCAGCCCTTCCTCCAGGCCCACCCCCGGTTCCCACCGGAGCTCCTTCCTGGCCTTGCTGATATCAGGCTGGCGCACCCTGGGATCATCAACGGGGAGGGGTTTGTGGACGATCGCGCTCCTGCTCCCGGTGAGGCGCAGGATCTCCCGGGCAAAATCCATAACGGTCATCTCCTGCGGGTTGCCGATATTCACCGGCTCGTTCATGTCCGACATCGCAAGCCGATAAATTCCCTCGATCAGGTCTGAAACGTAACAAAAACTGCGCGTCTGCGAGCCGTCGCCGAAAACGGTGAGCGGCTCGCCCCTGAGCGCCTGGCAGATAAGGGAGGGGACCACCCGCCCGTCATTTGCTCTCATTCGCGGGCCATAGGTATTGAATATTCGGGCGATCTTGGTATCGAGGTGGTGGTACCGGTGATAGGCCATCGTCATCGCTTCGGCGAATCTCTTCGCCTCGTCATACACCCCGCGCGGCCCGATCGGGTTGACGTTACCCCAGTAGCTCTCGGGTTGCGGGTGAATGAGCGGATCGCCGTATACCTCCGAGGTGGACGCGAGGAGAAACTTCGCCCCT is a window encoding:
- a CDS encoding flippase-like domain-containing protein, with amino-acid sequence MKPSITVFFPCYNEEENVEKQTLDVNRVLSEIADDYEVVIVDDGSTDRTAEIADRLAREHSHVRVIHHPHNLGYGIALKTGFTGARKELVLYTDGDNQFDINDIRKMLPLMKEGVDMVVGYRADRKDKPLRKFVSRVYNFIIRLVFGLRVRDIDCAFKLFRRSVFDRIEIKSERFLIDTEILVKAKRAGLNIVETGVTHLPRMGGKSSVAPSDVFRTIHELSHLWVHIFAVNWKKLILSSLVSAAFIVLIVRNIDFRSFAAEIGKADRSYIWLGLLAYALSFWFRSIRWRMLLLPERKFRISELFSGIVIGWMANNVLPVRMGEIVRAYDFGRVHRFSKSLCFATIVVERLIDGLTLILFLAIVLMFVSFKPIINQIFVLGIFIFFSLFIILFYLVAGKALGRQMGIYRVIDNLGQKYLKAEGQFVISNFIKGLEVLLHEKLMCVVFGLSVLVWCSEAGMYSCFIKAFHLVLPAYAPVFILCIVNLGLIVPSIGYVGTFEWFCKVALLQLSALDPALVTGYAVALHATQYIPVTILGIIFFIRHNFDVVRARDEIKVTALGD
- a CDS encoding SDR family oxidoreductase, with protein sequence MEKTCVVTGGAGFLGSHLCDRLLDEGHAVVCLDNLLTGSVRNIEHLSGNENFTFIKQNVTDYLYIAGEIFYIFHFASPASPIDYLEFPIPTLKVGALGTHKTLGLAKSKGAKFLLASTSEVYGDPLIHPQPESYWGNVNPIGPRGVYDEAKRFAEAMTMAYHRYHHLDTKIARIFNTYGPRMRANDGRVVPSLICQALRGEPLTVFGDGSQTRSFCYVSDLIEGIYRLAMSDMNEPVNIGNPQEMTVMDFAREILRLTGSRSAIVHKPLPVDDPRVRQPDISKARKELRWEPGVGLEEGLRETIEYFRKVLK